Sequence from the Rutidosis leptorrhynchoides isolate AG116_Rl617_1_P2 chromosome 3, CSIRO_AGI_Rlap_v1, whole genome shotgun sequence genome:
TAAAAAAAAAATAGGAGAAAAAAATACGCGTGACTAATACCTTTTTGCAGTCCAAGAAAACACGCCACATACTCTGACAAAAATCATTCACGCCTTCTTTTTTTTCTCTGCAAACACTTCTCATCTTCCCATCTTCAATTCAAATTTaaaaatcttcatcttcatcatcatattcTTCATTAACTATCATCATCTGTTAGGGTTCTTCACCTGCTTTTCCTTTGTTTTTCATCTGCATCAACGCCTTCTTCAACAAAGCCTTAAAACAATCACCCAACAGGTAGCAGTCAATAATCGTTGCTATCAGTCAATAATCGATGCTATCAGTCAACAATCGTTGCAGGTTTGAAGATTGAGACTTCGAAACCTATGAATTCAttattatttgttaagaagaagccATATTCATTATTATTTCTTCAAGTTCGATTAATTGTTTCAGATTTAATATAAATTGTTTGTTTTCGTTTCAGATTCAAATAGAAAGTTTTTGAATAATCGATGTTTATTAAATGACTTGCTTCGTTACTTTTGAATCAGTGTTCATCATGAGGTATGAATTACGACATGTTCGGTTTTTTTGATTAACACTGTGCATTCTTATAATATGAACAAGTTGAGACAAGTTCTGTTTCTTTGATTAACACTGCTTGAGGCacactaagtgtttgatgaaatgtccatTTGAAAAAAGGGCTAATTTTGTGTTTTTTTTGACATTGCAGGTTTTAATGTGTTCCTTTTAGCTAAATTTGGTCAAAAGAATTGTCTTATAGTTTGCAAGATGAAGGTAGCTATCATGTGTTTCATTCATTCACATCCATTTATTCatggtttatattttttttaccgtTATAGATTGCATGAATATGATGATTGGTTTCTTCAcactttttattattttcattgtttAGATTACCTAAAAAACATGGCCATGTTAGTTAAAAAGACTTGAAGGTCTTGCAGACCCACTTCTCAGAGTTACATGTGTGAATGGTTACATCAGATGTATTCGTTGTTTATTATATATCACAAATGGGTTTTGATTTAAATTGATAAGTTTGATTCAATATCAGTTGTGTGTGAGCATTGTTAAAAGTGATATAAATTTTCAATGAATGGTTAATTTGTGGATGATAATTAAAAGTGATAGTACTAAGGTTATGATTCATAAGTGCAAACAACTTCAATAGAGGGTTGTAATTTTTTTGAGTTCAATTTATCGATTTATGTAATCAGATAGTATGTTTTGTTGATAAGTATTGATTATTGAAGGATTTGTTTTGTTATCAGGTTGTACAAAATATCATAAGTGAGCTTAATCACAAGGGACACTTCTGATAAGTAGACTCAATTGGCCAGGTCAAATAAAGATGTCAAAGAATTTGTGGTAGTGTGCTATTTATAAATAGGTTGTAAGATATGAATGCAAAAGGTTTGTTTTCAATTTATTATTTGTATTCGTTTATGATGTATTTGTGTTCGTTTATGGGTATCTTATATGATTTTTATGAGTATGTTTCTGTAGAATTTGACTCCACTGAAGTATCTCAATGAGCTTTAATTTTTGCAAGACCACGTTTCACCATTTTCCATTCAAGTTGAATTTAACATGATTGAGAAAGAACTTGGGTCACCATTATACTTCAAGATCTCATATGTGGTTGCAGCATCCCTTTACCAGGTAATTTTCTGATATGTTTTCATTGTCTATATAGTGTGTAAAGCAAAACCGTGCttatcttttcttttattttttgtatctttgagAAGTTATTTATTTTGTTCCTTCTTGAATATCTACCTAGCTAGGCTTAAAGGTATCTGCTTTTTTACAGTGCACAACCATGTTTGGACGTATTGATCCCACAACATGTGAGTTTTTTGCTATGATAGTTTATAGATAGAAGATCGGTTAACATGGTTGTATAATTTGAATCAACTTTCAACCCGAGCTTTCAAAACTTTCAACGAAATGTAGATTATCGGTTAACATGCTACTATTGTTTGATTATCTGTTACATCCCGAGCTTTCAAAACTTTCAACGAAATGTAGATTAGTTCGGGCTTAGGTCACTGCTTATTTTGTGTTGAAAAATATGGCGATAATGCAATTCGATCTATGATGCACATTTGAGTTATTGGATTAATAACTTTGACATTGATAATTATTAGTTGTGGTGCATAAGTTCCACAAATATCAAGGAAGTCTATTTGACATTGAATATACAGTCATTTTGAATGCATTTATGAAGATGAGTAATATTCTAAGCTTTTTCATTATATTGTAGTACCTTTAACTCAGTTCATGTATTTTGTTTCATTACAAGTCCTTCAAATATTTGATGTAGTATTATTGATGCAGAAGGAGATTTCAAGATCCCAGTTTCCTAACGGGGTTATAAATGTGTGAAAAGTGTAGCGACTGACAAACGGTTAGATTTTCATGTAGTCCTGGAACTTATTGTAATTTATATATGTGTTATGTAGCCTTTTTGACTCACGTTGATATTCATTTGGTTTCTCAATCTATTTGATTGGAGTTAGATCCATGATTATATGATTATAGACTTCACTCATGAATGTATATTAGCTTAAGATCAAATCTATACTGAAACTCCCCAATTGTAACATTCCTTCATGTTCAAAAATGGATTGATTTTTAAATACATACCAACAATGGATGTTGTAATTATAGGGTATTAATCAGTAATTATATTCCAAGTTTCAAACGTATGGTGTTTTTACTCTCATACATTCTTAAAACAAATACTATTAtatataatcattcaacaattttccTTTTAAAAACCCGTAATTCTACGGGTCTCTTCACTAGTTAAACTTTAACCATTTTTAATATCGTGGTCAATTACTCTGTTATCACAAATGACCTACAAAATGTAACTTGCAAGAATATTGAAGCAAAACAGAGAACAATGGAAGATTTTTTTCGTAAGTGCGAATGCAATATAACCACATTCATGATCACTTATTTTGGTTGTGAGTAATATAGACTTATTACCCGATTCTATCCGAATCTGATCCATTAACGCACCTACCTACAAGGCTACAAGTAAAAAAACTGACAAGAATGCAGACCTCGAGGAATAGCGTATAGACTCACAACTTGATAGTGTATAATTAGAAAAATTCACAACATGATTATGGTGTAAAAGACTATGAGCCATTAACATTAAGTCTCTGATAGTGTATAAATAGAAAAATTCACAACATGATTATGGTGTAAAAGATTATGAGCCATTGAGTCTCTACTTGAGTTAGCAAATGCAGACATCAACGAAAATTCTGGAACCATTTCATCATCCACAACTTCGAACAAATTCATAAAATTCGGTGGAGGTGCAAAAATTCCAGTTGATACAAGATACGGAATGCAATGGAAAGTCAAGAGGTTCAAGAACGCGTAATTTTAGAAATTGTTAGGAATTTtgtaaatctgatgagtcaaagaaGTCTTTAGCTGAAAAGTATTTTGAGTCTGTATTATTTGAATCTGTGTATTTAGAGTCTGTAATATTTAGAGTCTGGAAGATTGAAGAACACAGACTCTGCTCAACAAGAAATACAGATTCTATTGGTACTGAATAGAGATAAAGATCAAATCAAATACGCGTGAAACAATTGAAGATAAGAATGAAGAGATTTCATCCAAACGAATATCTCTGATTTCTAAGAGAAGATCATTGAAGAGATATGAGTTATTTAGTTTCCTTTTATTTAGTTACGTTTGTTTTGGAATAGATTCGATAAGATTTGAGAAGCTTGTTTCTCAAATCTATATAATGGGAACATGTAATTTATTCCAATTCGCCAATTCAATAACAATTTTCTTCTCTATTATTTCATTCTCTTTGTGTCAATTTAATTGATAAAGTTCAATTGATTCCGTACTTTATAACTTATTCGTTATTTAGTTCAATTGATCTTATATAAACGTTCTAGGTTGTTGATTGTGGACCAACAACTGATATCAGAGTGGTTAAAGATATAAATTCTTTTGATTTTCTTTAAACGATCTATTAAAACCTAGAACAAGAACACACAATCATCATGTCTGCTACAATTGCTGCTCCAGTTATGGTAGGTAAAGGTGTTCTCATCTTTGATGGTACTGATTTTACAACCTGGAAAGTAAAGTTACTTTGGTATCTAGGTTCCATTCATGATGAAATGAAAAGAGTTCTAACTGAAGGACCTATTATTCCAGGCAAATGGACTGAAGAAGTAAGCAATGCAGATAGTACTGTGGTCAAACCTGTTGAGTTTATTCAAACTCCAAGGACTCAGTGGACAGATCAAGATGCTAttctttatagattagatagacaAATCAGAAGTATCATTGGAAATGCTATTTCTGTTCCTATCTTGAGAAAGTTAGGACATGCTAAAACTGGAAAAGCTATGTGGTATATTTTGCTAAATGATCTTGAAGGAGTTATTGTGGTTAAAACTCAAAAGAAGAAGAATTTTGTAAGATTGTATGAAAATTTTACTGCTGAACCAAAAGAATCATTGTTTGATCTTCATTTAAGATTTCAGGTTTTGATCAATGATCTGGAAGGTGCTGGAGTAATAAAGACACAAGCAGAATTTTGTCAAAAGTTTGTTGATGCACTTCCTGAAACTTTTGAATCTATCATTACCTCAATGATAGTAAGTGAGAAGTTGGATAATTATGATCTTAGTGGGTTATGTGTGAACCTCACAAACTTTGAGGAAACTAAATTGAAGAAGAAGATCAATGCTAAGAAGATAGCCAAAGATCCAGATGCTGCTTTAGTTGCAATAACCAAAAGAAACAAAGAACTATTCTCAAGTTATTCTACCAAGGCTGAAACAGGTGAGGAAAGTGACGACTCTTCAGAGGATGAAGAGGTTCAAATGCTTGAAGAACAAATGGCTCTTCTTACTCAAAGAATTGAAAAGCAAAAGTTTGGACCTAAGAAAGGAAAAAGTTCTTTTAATTCTAAGAAGGCTACTTGTTTTAAGTGTGGAAAGATTGGTCACATTGTTGCTGAGTGTTGGTCTAAGGTTGATTCTAGTTCAGACTCTGGTAAGTACTTGGAAAAACCAAAGAAGTACAAGCAGAAGTACAAGAACTTGAAGAAGGAAGGAGTGAAGCCTGTGATAAAGAAGGTTGAGAAGGCTCTCTACACAGAAACTTGGGAtgatgaagattcatcatctaatgaaGAGGAAGATAAGTGTTTAATGGCAGTTATTGAACATGAGAAGTCATCTAGTCAATTTGAAGCTAATTTGAAAATTGTTGAGAAACTTAATAGTCAATCAAATATTGATAAATCTACTGCTTATAAGGTATAAAATTTTGTTCACTACATTGATAATGAAAAGATAAGCATGTTTCAGTATTTGTTGAATGACTTTAAATCATGCTTAGATGAGAACAAAAGATTAAAATCTGAACTAaataatcttaaagccatagttagAGAGAAAGATTTACACATAAGTGAAACAGAGCAATGTAGAATTGAGCTAGCAGCATACAAATCTAGTTTTAATAAGGAGATTATAAGATTTGATGATGAGAAAAGGAAAATTAGAGAAAGAGCAGATAAGTATGAAAatatttgtaaatcttggtgtgtatcaTCTAAGAAAAATTCAGATGCTATAGCTAGGAAAATACCTGCAGATATTAGGGCTATGCTTGGTGTAGGTTTTGATCTCAAGAATGATACTGGAGTTGAAAAAGGAAAGGATCCAAATAGATTTAAGCCTGTGATTTTACATAATACTTTTCTTAAGGTTGATGGTGATAAGCAATATTTAACAAATACTTTTGTTAGG
This genomic interval carries:
- the LOC139900878 gene encoding uncharacterized protein, which gives rise to MSATIAAPVMVGKGVLIFDGTDFTTWKVKLLWYLGSIHDEMKRVLTEGPIIPGKWTEEVSNADSTVVKPVEFIQTPRTQWTDQDAILYRLDRQIRSIIGNAISVPILRKLGHAKTGKAMWYILLNDLEGVIVVKTQKKKNFVRLYENFTAEPKESLFDLHLRFQVLINDLEGAGVIKTQAEFCQKFVDALPETFESIITSMIVSEKLDNYDLSGLCVNLTNFEETKLKKKINAKKIAKDPDAALVAITKRNKELFSSYSTKAETGEESDDSSEDEEVQMLEEQMALLTQRIEKQKFGPKKGKSSFNSKKATCFKCGKIGHIVAECWSKVDSSSDSGKYLEKPKKYKQKYKNLKKEGVKPVIKKVEKALYTETWDDEDSSSNEEEDKCLMAVIEHEKSSSQFEANLKIVEKLNSQSNIDKSTAYKYLLNDFKSCLDENKRLKSELNNLKAIVREKDLHISETEQCRIELAAYKSSFNKEIIRFDDEKRKIRERADKYENICKSWCVSSKKNSDAIARKIPADIRAMLGVGFDLKNDTGVEKGKDPNRFKPVILHNTFLKVDGDKQYLTNTFVRPESGFIYSTETISGSGNTDSISEFGSSNERKWFLDSGCSRHMTRCKEHLEGFVEEKGLAVRYADNSVGKTIGYGSVIAGSVSLKRVALVEGLMHNLLSVSQVADEECEIRIKKNARIIYDPKGKPILVAWRQQNVYVVDLDATDFGIDTCLYSQTVPELN